The DNA window gtctagtggtggtctagggtggtctagtggtggtcctagttgtggtctagggtggtctagggtggtctggggtggtctgtggtggtctaTGGTGGTCTATGATGGTCTatggtggtctagggtggtctagggtaGTCTAGTTGTGGTCTAGTTGTGGTCTAGTTGTGGTCTATGGTGGTCTATGATGGTCTATGGTGGTCTAGAGTGGTCTAGTTGTGGTCTAGGGAGCTAGGTGGTCTAGTTGTGGTCTAgttgtggtctagtgtggtctagttgtggtctagggtggtctaagcTGCTATCTAGAACACACTCCATGTACATCAGAGGGGACTCCTGGGTGGTCTaagtagtggctgcatcatgtgttgggtatgcttgtcatcggcaaagacGAGGGAGTTTTTTTTCCCCGGatgaaaagaaacagaatagagctaagcaggtAAAAATCCTGGATGAAAACCTGgtccagtctgctttccaccagacactgggagatgaattcaccttccagcaggacaataacctacaacacaaggacaaatatacactggagttactcaccaagaagacagtgaatgttccctgagtggccgagttacagattTGATTTAAATCGTCTTGGAAACCTATGACAAGACTTTAAAATGTTTGTCTAGCCATGATCAATAACCAACTTCACAGAGCTTGAACAATTATGAGAAGaataatgtgaaaatattgtacaatccaggtgtgtaaagctcttagagactcacccagaaagactcccagctctaatgactcttagagactcacccagaaagactctcagCTGTAATGGCTCttagactcacccagaaagactcccagctgtaatgactcttagagactcacccagaaagactcccagctgtaatgactcttagagactcacccagaaagactcccagctgtaatgactcttagagactcacccagaaagactcccagctgtaatcgctgccaaatgtgattctaacatgtattgactcaggggtttgaatactttaagTAAatcatatatttattttaaaatggtAGTAAATTCATTTATTTTATCTTATCAGACTGGTAGTAAATGACTGAATCAAATGTTTATCAGTTTAATAGGTTTTTTTAACAGCTTGGATCTCTTCTTCCTGGTTTTGAATTGGTTTTTACGGAATCTGCTAGTCTGATTCAGTCACAGACCTAAATGGAACATACCAATGAATTCAGTGCTGTGTAGTTTTGGCTGATGACGGGAATTATCTGGGGGTCGCCTGGGGGGTCGCCTGGGGGGGTCGCCTGGGGGGTCGCCTGGGGGTTGTCTGGGGTCTCTGGGGGGGTCGTTTGGGGGGTTTGTCTGGGGGTCgtctgggggggttgtctggaAGTCTGGGGGGGGTCTCTGGGGGTCGTCTGGAAGTCTGGGGGGGGTCTCTGGGGGTCGTCTGGAAGTCTGGGGGGTCTCTGGAGGTCGTCTGGAAGTCTGGGGGGGGTCTCTGGGGGTCGTCTGGAAGTCTGGGGGGGTCTCTGGGGGTCGTCTGGAAGTCTGGGGGGGTCTCTGGGGGTCGTCTGGAAGTCTGGGGGGGTCTCTGGGGGTCGTCTGTAAGTCTGGGGGGGTCTCTGGGGGTCGTCTGGAAGTCTGGGGGGGTCTCTGGGGTCGTCTGGAAGTCTGGGGGGTCGTCTGGAAGTCTGGGGGTCGTCTGGAAGTCTGGGGGTCGTCTGGAAGTCTGGGGGTCGTCTGGAAGTCTGGGGGTCTCTGGGGGTCGTCTGGAAGTCTGGGGGGGTCGTCTGGAAGTCTGGGGGGTCTCTGGGGGTCGTCTGGAATTCTGGGGGTCTCTGGGGAGTGGTCAGTGAGTGGGTGTGCTGTGGTCCCCAGGTGTCGTTGGAGCTGGTGAAGGTGGTGGGAGGATACGGGTTTGAGTCGTTCAACAACTGTTTCTTCAACCTGGCCATTCCTGTCATGGTCCTCACCGAGGCTGCACCTGTCAAGAGGACACAGATCAGGTAGGAGACacacctgtaacacacacacacacacacacacacacacacacacacacacacacacacacacacacacacacacacatacacctgtacacacacacacacacacctgtacacacacacacacacacacacctgtacacacacatacacctgtgcacagacacacctgtacacacagacacacacacacagacatgtacacagaaacacagacacacacctgtacatagacacacacacacacctgtacacacacatacacacgtacagACAGAAAATACATCTCTTTCTCTATTTGGGACCTCTGGGCTGTGTGGTCTcaacacttctctgtctccctctgtctctctgtctccctgtctctctgtctccctctctctgtctgtctctctgtctccctctctctgtctttgtctctctctctctctctccctgtctgtgtctctctgtctgtctcttctctctctcggtctgtctctgtctatcactgagtcctgtctgtctctctctctctcggtctgtctccgtctctgtctatcactgagtcctgtctgtgtctctcctcctcaggaaagacatctctgtctctctctctgtctgtctccgtctctgtctctcactgagtcctgtctgtgtctctcctcctcaggaaagacatctctgtctctatctctgtctgtctccgtctctgtctctcactgagtcctgtctgtgtctctcctcctcagggaagacatctctttctctatctgGGACCGCTGGACTGTGTGGGGTGAccaacacttctctctctctgacttcatCAAGGCAGTGCTGGTGAGACTATATGAATTCTCTCTCTGTCGAGGGATTGATAGTCACATATCTATTGATCATATTGGTGATGATActgttgttttgactgtgttgtattacagGTGAATTATGGGATATATCCTACCATGGTGTtgactgtgttgtattacagGTGAATTATGGGATATATCCTACCATGGTGTtgactgtgttgtattacagGTGAATTATGGGATATATCCTACCATGGTGTtgactgtgttgtattacagGTGAATTATGGGATATATCCTACCATGGTGTtgactgtgttgtattacagGTGAATTATGGGATATATCCTACCATGGTGTtgactgtgttgtattacagGTGAATTATGGGATAGATCCTACCATGGTGTtgactgtgttgtattacagGTGAATTATGGGATATATCCTACCATGGTGTtgactgtgttgtattacagGTGAATTATGGGATAGATCCTACCATAGTGTtgactgtgttgtattacagGTGAATTATGGGATATATCCTACCATGGTGTtgactgtgttgtattacagGTGAATTATGGGATATATCCTACCATAGTGTtgactgtgttgtattacagGTGAATTATGGGATATATCCTACCATGGTGTtgactgtgttgtattacagGTGAATTATGGGATATATCCTACCATGGTGTtgactgtgttgtattacagGTGAATTATGGGATATATCCTACCATAGTGTTGACTGTATTACAGGTGAATTATGGGATATATCCTACCATAGTGTTGACTGTATTACAGGTGAATT is part of the Salmo salar unplaced genomic scaffold, Ssal_v3.1, whole genome shotgun sequence genome and encodes:
- the LOC123738253 gene encoding ubiquitin-like modifier-activating enzyme 6; amino-acid sequence: MSPRIFEKDDDLNGHMDFVAAASSLRARMYSIEVADRLKTKRIAGKIIPAIATATAASPGCLGGSLGSSGSLGGRLEVWGSSGSLGVVWKSGGRLEVWGSLGVVWKSGGVVWKSGGSLGVVWNSGGLWGVVSEWVCCGPQVSLELVKVVGGYGFESFNNCFFNLAIPVMVLTEAAPVKRTQIREDISFSIWDRWTVWGDQHFSLSDFIKAVLVNYGIEPTMVVHGVKMLYVPVMPGHNKRLKLTMQKLIKPSVDRRYVRPDRVLRS